A genomic segment from Verrucomicrobiia bacterium encodes:
- a CDS encoding DUF1028 domain-containing protein produces the protein MFRLDLPLPIHRAWIIIPFVLLTALVPEAASATLPGPAEQASASPVATYSIVAFDPATGDLGVGVQSKFFGVGSVVPWAQAGVGAIATQSYANVAYGPEGLALLRGGASARETVDRLTAGDDGRARRQLAVVDARGRVAVHTGDGCQAWAGHREGDHFAVQGNLLVDANVVDAMAHAYQTARSRDGSQLADWILAALDAAQAAGGDRRGQQSAAMLVVRDRGGVWGQNDRFIDLRVEDHPRPIEELGRLLEVHKLFYRATHAQRPVRVPQPLPDPAPPAE, from the coding sequence ATGTTCCGCCTCGACCTGCCCCTTCCAATCCACCGCGCGTGGATCATCATCCCATTCGTTTTGCTGACTGCGTTGGTTCCGGAGGCGGCCTCCGCCACCCTGCCAGGTCCAGCGGAGCAGGCGTCGGCATCCCCGGTGGCCACCTATTCCATCGTCGCCTTCGACCCGGCGACCGGCGATCTGGGTGTCGGGGTGCAGAGCAAGTTCTTCGGAGTGGGCAGCGTGGTTCCCTGGGCTCAGGCAGGCGTCGGCGCCATCGCCACGCAGTCCTATGCCAACGTGGCGTACGGGCCCGAAGGCCTCGCCCTGCTGCGGGGAGGGGCCTCGGCCCGGGAGACCGTCGATCGCCTGACCGCCGGCGATGACGGACGTGCCCGGCGGCAACTGGCTGTCGTGGATGCCAGGGGCAGGGTGGCTGTCCATACGGGCGACGGGTGCCAGGCGTGGGCGGGCCATCGCGAAGGAGATCACTTCGCGGTCCAGGGCAATCTGCTGGTGGATGCGAACGTGGTGGACGCCATGGCCCACGCGTACCAGACGGCTCGATCCCGCGACGGGTCCCAACTCGCCGACTGGATTCTCGCCGCGCTCGATGCCGCACAGGCCGCCGGGGGCGACCGTCGGGGCCAGCAGTCCGCGGCGATGCTCGTGGTGCGGGATCGGGGAGGGGTCTGGGGTCAGAACGACCGGTTCATCGACCTGCGGGTCGAGGATCATCCCCGACCGATCGAGGAACTCGGGCGTCTGCTCGAAGTTCACAAGCTGTTCTACCGGGCCACGCACGCGCAACGCCCTGTTCGCGTCCCCCAACCCCTCCCGGACCCGGCGCCCCCCGCCGAGTAG